In the genome of Fulvivirga maritima, one region contains:
- a CDS encoding CehA/McbA family metallohydrolase codes for MRNFTFLLTFSFTLFTISISLAQSVGGYNVYYGHLHNHTSYSDGTGTPADAYTHGRDVAGLDFMGLSEHGIQLSNSEWNRLKNTADDYTETGRFVAFWGFEWSSSVLYGHVSVFNTSNYANVLNTFSFSDLKNWLDGEDGVAFFNHPGREDNGVEFEHFDTTPHEKFVGMELWNKGTGFEEYYYNNGYEFDDEGLSYFDEALTRNWKIGASGSHDHHGTSWGETDMAMAILAPELSRDALYSALQARRFYSTEDRSLVLSFQLAGAEMGSTLVADAHQQLRIQSFDEENEKISTVQLYRNGQLMYEWNNNAFTVDLAKDITTSENEYYYVKITQEDGDEAISSPIFIDGNGGNTPPQVALVTPDKGGVYSKNASIHLIAEANDADGSIAKVEFYDGEHKLGEDTSRPYEWEWTGVATGTHFVTAKAIDNNGVSKASLLSKIIVTNQEQIQLTSQISSGSDDAEEGWSTVVYNNSSDLELVYDDWLTGNQTIGLRFNNISIPKGSEILNAYVQFTTDETSSESTQVTIKGERGVTPKTFEGDNRISTRAVTSAQVSWAIPAWNIVGEAGNKQRTPDLSTVITEVVALDGWRVNNSLALMITGKGKRIAESYEGDASAAAKLFITYTNTPAQSFVQAELESSHIELYPNPVINSLTIKSASPQVEISIFDYTQHQVDFEYEKIESEYLIDAAKWEKGIYIVRVQGEMGMSIFRVVKK; via the coding sequence ATGAGAAATTTTACATTTTTACTCACTTTTTCTTTCACTCTTTTTACCATCTCTATTTCACTTGCTCAGTCTGTAGGAGGGTATAATGTCTACTATGGTCATTTACATAATCATACCAGCTACTCTGATGGTACTGGCACTCCGGCTGATGCTTATACTCATGGCAGGGATGTGGCAGGCCTGGATTTCATGGGGCTTTCAGAACATGGCATCCAGTTATCGAACTCAGAATGGAACCGACTTAAAAACACGGCAGATGATTATACTGAAACAGGTCGTTTTGTAGCCTTCTGGGGTTTTGAATGGTCCAGTAGTGTACTGTATGGGCATGTAAGCGTTTTTAACACTAGTAACTATGCAAATGTGCTCAATACCTTCTCCTTTTCAGATCTGAAAAATTGGCTCGATGGAGAAGACGGAGTAGCTTTTTTTAACCATCCCGGCCGAGAAGATAACGGAGTAGAGTTCGAACATTTTGATACTACACCTCATGAAAAATTTGTAGGTATGGAACTCTGGAATAAGGGCACAGGCTTTGAAGAATATTACTATAATAACGGTTATGAGTTTGATGATGAAGGACTAAGCTATTTTGACGAAGCACTTACTCGTAACTGGAAAATTGGAGCTTCTGGCTCGCATGATCATCATGGCACATCATGGGGAGAAACCGATATGGCCATGGCAATATTGGCACCGGAGCTCAGTAGAGACGCATTGTATAGTGCACTTCAGGCAAGAAGGTTTTATTCTACAGAAGACAGATCCCTGGTACTTTCTTTTCAATTAGCTGGAGCAGAAATGGGAAGTACGTTGGTAGCCGATGCTCATCAACAACTAAGAATACAATCTTTTGATGAGGAAAATGAAAAAATCAGCACCGTGCAGTTGTATAGAAACGGCCAGCTCATGTATGAATGGAATAATAATGCTTTTACAGTAGATTTAGCAAAGGATATTACTACTTCTGAAAATGAATATTATTATGTTAAAATTACGCAGGAGGACGGTGATGAGGCAATTTCTTCACCAATCTTCATTGACGGAAATGGCGGTAATACTCCACCTCAGGTGGCTTTGGTTACGCCAGATAAAGGAGGTGTGTATAGTAAAAATGCATCAATACACCTAATAGCTGAAGCGAATGATGCTGATGGTTCAATAGCTAAAGTAGAGTTTTATGACGGAGAGCATAAATTAGGAGAAGATACCAGCAGGCCGTATGAATGGGAGTGGACAGGAGTGGCTACCGGAACTCATTTTGTTACAGCTAAAGCTATAGATAATAATGGTGTGTCAAAGGCCTCTTTATTGTCAAAAATAATAGTTACGAATCAAGAGCAAATCCAATTGACCTCTCAAATATCATCAGGATCTGATGATGCTGAAGAAGGCTGGAGTACTGTGGTCTATAATAATAGCAGTGATCTGGAGCTTGTTTATGATGACTGGTTAACCGGCAATCAGACCATTGGCCTGCGCTTTAATAATATAAGCATACCTAAAGGGTCGGAGATACTTAACGCCTATGTACAGTTTACTACTGATGAGACCTCTTCTGAATCCACTCAGGTAACTATTAAAGGAGAGAGAGGTGTAACTCCAAAGACTTTTGAAGGTGATAATCGCATATCCACTCGTGCGGTTACTTCAGCTCAGGTTTCCTGGGCAATACCTGCCTGGAATATAGTAGGAGAAGCCGGGAATAAGCAAAGAACGCCAGATTTGTCAACTGTTATTACCGAGGTAGTGGCATTAGATGGCTGGAGGGTTAATAATTCACTGGCCTTAATGATTACCGGAAAGGGAAAACGAATTGCGGAATCTTATGAAGGAGATGCTTCTGCCGCTGCTAAATTATTTATTACTTATACAAATACTCCCGCGCAGAGCTTTGTGCAGGCAGAGTTAGAGTCATCTCATATAGAGCTATATCCTAATCCTGTTATAAATAGTTTAACCATAAAATCGGCTTCACCACAGGTAGAGATTTCTATTTTTGATTATACTCAGCATCAAGTAGATTTTGAATATGAAAAAATAGAATCAGAATATTTAATTGACGCAGCTAAGTGGGAAAAAGGAATTTATATTGTTAGAGTACAAGGTGAAATGGGTATGTCAATTTTTAGGGTGGTGAAAAAATGA
- a CDS encoding hybrid sensor histidine kinase/response regulator transcription factor: MKSISTLLIYNVLLLVTALNVQAQAPLPYQFESLNANDGLTHGEVNCVFKDRNGFIWIGTGNGLNLYNGYSVKVFRNNPRDTTSLRGNDIEAIFEDPDGKIWIRTGAGISIYDPEIEKFHNLAQADINKYHLPNSEVLDISTFDNKAYWFVNRKGGITAYNTSDQQTTQLTSPKIATNDVACLRYSAHGDPWIMHTNGVLQKLDHSSHEIVQTNKNLFAQYANMDINYEFIVDSMGDLWIYLLGYGKGIYQYSPTTEDLVAYNRASERMKLNNDFVIDVVEESPGVIWVGTDHGGINIIDKKNKEITYMEHHPEVNNSLAHNSIYCLYKDRDGIIWVGTYKNGVNFYHKDIKRFRHYQNLISEPGSLPFDDVNRFVEDEKGNIWIGTNGGGLLYFDRHNNTFKQYKADPNDPESISSNVIVSMLLDKRNTLWVGTYFGGLNTYNGDNFERFRHDSDNSTSISDDNIWELMEDSKGNIWVGTLSHGLDRYNPDDKTFEHFEVDTINNPNSLHSNYILALEEDDQGNIWIGGGNGIDIFSPVSKDVKHIKSEPEDSVGLASNTIYCFHKDQKGHMWVGTQEGLHVYDEKHGLYQLFTTADGLPHNTIFTILEDDEQNLWVSTPNGLSHIIIDENEVGLKTPKFINYDESDGLQSKVFNENAALKTHDGMLLFGGPNGFNIFNPADIDVNTEIPEVVFTGFHLFNNKLEVGQKKNGRVLLNKALPFTDEITLKHYENVFSIEFAALSFLHPGKNKYRYKLEGFDQQWRVTSSHRVTYTNLDPGNYTFRVLASNNDGVWNEKGASLHIKVRPPFWKTPWAYAAYAILVLAALYIGRKIMLQRERIKFQIEQERREARQMHELDLLKIRFFTNVSHEFRTPLSLILAPLEKLLSNGKDDMQSRQLQMIHRNAKRLLNLVNQLLDFRKLEVDTIDLHPSEGNIIRFIEESVNSFSDLSENKNVELTFDSTTSDFFASFDMDKLEKVLFNLLSNAFKFTPEKGKVHVEVSSFDSDGGMEELKVLQIRVTDTGIGISKEQQNKIFTRFFRSDTPGSVLNQGSGIGLAITKEFVKIHGGTINVESELGKGTVFTVRIPVKVVKPTEQVEKQVEKANISDVIHGKASHNQDTPLVLLVEDNEDFRFYLKDNLGVHFKIIEAQNGKEGWQRALSALPDLIVSDLSMPEMNGMELCEKVKADTRTSHIPFVLLTAHSNNDKKLKGLNVGADDYITKPFNFEILLSRIKNLIQQRQAMQEAYTKKISVETSEIDIVSLDDKLIQEAIKVVEENISNPDLSVEMLSRELGMSRTHLYKKMVSLTGKTPVEFIRKIRLQRAAQFLRKSQLTVAEVAYQVGFNNRKYFTKYFKMEYDVLPSTYAEQHNK; this comes from the coding sequence ATGAAAAGTATATCAACTTTATTAATATATAATGTATTACTTCTAGTCACGGCACTCAATGTTCAGGCTCAGGCTCCGCTGCCCTATCAGTTTGAATCATTAAATGCGAATGACGGTCTTACCCATGGTGAAGTCAATTGTGTCTTTAAAGACAGGAATGGCTTTATTTGGATTGGTACAGGTAATGGTCTTAATCTATATAATGGTTATTCTGTAAAAGTATTTCGAAATAACCCCAGAGATACTACCTCTCTAAGAGGAAATGACATAGAAGCTATTTTTGAAGATCCTGATGGTAAAATCTGGATAAGAACAGGGGCCGGTATTAGTATCTATGATCCGGAAATTGAAAAGTTTCATAACCTGGCTCAGGCAGACATTAATAAATATCACCTGCCTAATTCTGAAGTATTGGATATCTCTACTTTTGATAATAAGGCTTACTGGTTTGTAAATAGGAAAGGTGGCATTACCGCTTATAATACTTCAGATCAGCAAACTACTCAATTGACCTCTCCTAAAATAGCTACAAATGATGTGGCTTGTCTACGCTATTCAGCGCACGGAGATCCATGGATAATGCATACCAACGGAGTACTGCAAAAGTTAGATCATAGCAGCCATGAGATTGTTCAAACCAATAAAAACCTCTTTGCACAGTATGCTAATATGGATATCAACTATGAGTTCATAGTAGATAGCATGGGTGACTTGTGGATTTATCTATTAGGTTATGGTAAGGGCATTTATCAGTATAGCCCAACTACTGAAGACTTGGTGGCCTATAACAGAGCTTCTGAGCGTATGAAGTTAAACAATGATTTTGTAATTGACGTAGTGGAAGAATCGCCCGGAGTGATCTGGGTAGGCACTGACCATGGTGGTATTAATATTATAGACAAAAAGAATAAGGAAATCACCTATATGGAGCACCATCCGGAGGTGAATAATAGCCTGGCACATAACAGTATATACTGCTTGTACAAAGATCGTGATGGCATAATCTGGGTAGGGACTTATAAAAACGGAGTTAATTTTTATCATAAAGACATCAAACGATTCCGACATTATCAAAACCTCATTTCAGAGCCTGGGAGCTTACCTTTTGATGATGTTAACAGGTTCGTAGAAGATGAAAAAGGCAATATCTGGATCGGAACCAATGGAGGAGGCTTACTTTATTTTGACAGACATAATAATACATTTAAGCAATACAAAGCAGACCCAAACGACCCTGAAAGCATTAGTAGTAATGTAATTGTGAGTATGCTATTGGATAAGCGTAACACCTTATGGGTAGGCACTTATTTTGGTGGGCTTAATACCTATAACGGAGATAATTTTGAACGCTTCAGACATGATTCTGATAACAGTACCAGCATTTCAGATGATAATATCTGGGAGCTTATGGAAGATTCAAAAGGGAATATTTGGGTAGGCACCCTGTCTCATGGTTTAGATAGATATAATCCTGATGATAAGACTTTTGAGCATTTTGAAGTAGACACTATTAATAACCCTAATTCATTACATAGCAACTATATCTTAGCTCTAGAGGAGGATGATCAAGGGAATATTTGGATAGGAGGAGGAAATGGCATTGATATATTTAGCCCTGTAAGTAAAGATGTAAAGCATATAAAAAGTGAGCCTGAAGATTCTGTAGGCTTAGCCAGTAATACCATTTATTGTTTTCATAAAGATCAAAAAGGACATATGTGGGTGGGTACCCAAGAGGGGCTTCATGTTTATGATGAAAAACATGGCTTGTATCAACTGTTTACTACCGCAGATGGTTTACCGCATAATACAATCTTCACCATCCTGGAAGATGATGAGCAGAACCTATGGGTAAGTACACCCAATGGACTTTCGCATATTATTATAGATGAAAACGAAGTAGGCCTTAAAACACCTAAGTTTATTAACTATGATGAAAGCGATGGTTTGCAGAGTAAAGTGTTTAATGAGAATGCTGCTCTGAAAACACACGATGGAATGTTACTTTTTGGCGGCCCCAATGGTTTTAATATTTTTAATCCTGCTGACATTGATGTTAATACCGAGATTCCTGAAGTGGTTTTTACAGGTTTTCACCTTTTTAATAATAAGCTGGAGGTAGGGCAGAAGAAGAATGGTCGAGTATTGCTAAATAAAGCGCTTCCTTTTACTGATGAAATAACTCTGAAGCATTATGAAAACGTATTTTCTATAGAGTTTGCGGCATTGAGCTTTTTGCATCCGGGTAAAAATAAATACCGCTATAAATTAGAAGGGTTCGATCAACAGTGGCGAGTAACTTCATCACACCGTGTTACTTATACTAACCTGGATCCTGGTAATTATACCTTTAGAGTGCTTGCTTCTAATAATGACGGTGTTTGGAATGAAAAAGGGGCTAGCTTACACATTAAAGTGCGACCACCCTTCTGGAAAACACCTTGGGCTTATGCCGCTTATGCTATTTTAGTGTTGGCCGCTTTATATATAGGTAGAAAAATCATGCTGCAGAGAGAGCGGATTAAATTCCAGATAGAGCAGGAGCGGCGAGAAGCACGACAAATGCATGAACTTGACCTTTTAAAAATTCGCTTTTTTACTAATGTAAGTCATGAGTTTAGAACACCGCTTTCACTCATATTGGCGCCACTGGAGAAACTATTGAGTAACGGTAAGGATGATATGCAAAGTCGTCAGCTACAGATGATTCATAGAAATGCCAAAAGATTGCTTAATCTGGTGAATCAGTTGCTGGATTTCAGGAAGCTGGAGGTGGACACCATAGACTTACATCCTTCTGAGGGTAACATCATTAGGTTTATCGAAGAATCAGTCAATTCCTTCTCTGATCTCTCTGAAAATAAGAATGTAGAACTCACATTTGACAGTACTACCAGTGATTTCTTTGCCTCGTTTGATATGGACAAGCTGGAGAAAGTGTTGTTTAACCTACTTTCTAATGCATTTAAGTTTACACCAGAAAAAGGTAAGGTGCATGTGGAGGTAAGTTCATTTGATAGTGACGGAGGCATGGAAGAGCTTAAAGTCTTACAAATCCGCGTTACAGATACCGGTATTGGTATAAGTAAGGAGCAGCAAAATAAAATTTTTACTCGTTTTTTCAGAAGCGATACACCTGGCAGTGTACTTAATCAGGGTAGCGGCATAGGTTTGGCCATTACTAAGGAATTTGTGAAGATACATGGGGGCACCATTAATGTGGAAAGTGAACTTGGCAAAGGCACTGTATTTACCGTGCGTATACCTGTAAAAGTGGTGAAACCAACAGAGCAAGTAGAAAAGCAGGTAGAAAAGGCCAATATTAGTGATGTGATTCACGGTAAGGCATCACACAATCAGGATACCCCTCTAGTGTTATTGGTAGAAGATAATGAAGATTTCCGTTTTTATTTGAAAGATAACCTGGGCGTTCACTTTAAAATAATAGAAGCTCAGAATGGGAAAGAAGGCTGGCAGCGTGCCTTGTCTGCCTTGCCAGATTTAATAGTGAGCGATCTCTCTATGCCTGAAATGAATGGCATGGAATTATGTGAAAAAGTGAAGGCTGATACCAGAACCTCACATATACCTTTTGTATTGCTTACGGCACATAGTAATAATGATAAAAAGCTAAAAGGACTTAATGTAGGTGCGGATGATTATATTACTAAGCCATTTAACTTTGAAATTTTACTTTCAAGAATAAAAAATCTGATACAGCAGCGCCAGGCTATGCAGGAAGCTTACACTAAAAAAATAAGTGTAGAGACCAGCGAGATTGATATTGTTTCTTTAGATGATAAACTTATACAGGAAGCCATAAAAGTAGTAGAAGAAAACATATCTAACCCTGATCTCTCTGTAGAGATGCTAAGTCGTGAGCTGGGTATGAGTCGTACGCACCTGTATAAGAAGATGGTGTCTCTCACCGGCAAAACTCCTGTAGAATTCATAAGAAAAATAAGACTGCAGCGTGCTGCTCAGTTCTTAAGAAAGAGCCAGCTTACCGTGGCAGAAGTTGCTTATCAGGTAGGCTTTAATAACAGAAAGTATTTCACCAAATACTTTAAAATGGAATACGACGTATTGCCATCCACTTATGCAGAGCAGCATAACAAATAA
- a CDS encoding TIM-barrel domain-containing protein produces the protein MKLVKSSVLAFLLCFHLVSCTSVDSEEKNYEKLSDGIVLKLSPAKEGDTQCLKVKVISDEIIQVASTPEKEMPEEKSLIIVNKETSKDWELVEEGDNLTITTSKLKVKIATQTGEVAFFDKDGNEIVSEVSGVNSEEGDYKFVKYFTTDDSEALYGLGQHQEGVMNYKGYQVDLTQYNSTAVVPFVVSSKEYGVLWDNYSITKFGDVRPYKEISDLTLYNKDGEKGNLTATYGFLDDSKEPAVVRNENKIAYEFLESMEPLPDNYDMSTAKIVWEGAIESDKTGKHTFLMPGAGYIKVWINGELLLDKWREAWNPGPALFTYSLQAGQKQSVKIEWIPDGGVSYLALKYMPPIEEQMKDKFAFASEGGDIASYYFVHGDNLDDVISGYRKLTGSAQVMPKWALGFWQSRERYKTQEEVLNAVKEFRKRNIPLDNIVLDWSYWEEDQWGSQQFDATRFPDPDGMIKEIHDKYNAHFMISVWPKFYEGIDNYKFLDEKGLLYKKSIDDSVKDWIGQGYVSTFYDAYNPEGRKAFWELLSKNLFSKGVDAWWLDATEPDILSNATIEYRKELMNPTHLGSATDYFNAYSLMNAKGIYEGQREEAPNQRVFILTRSAFAGLQHYGAATWSGDIASTFGEMERQIPGGLNFGLSGLPYWTTDIGGFFVENKYDRPAPQGEALNEWRELNARWYQFGTFTPLYRAHGQFPYREVYNIAPESHPAYKSIVYYNKLRYRLMPYIYSLAGKVHFDDYTIMRALVMDFNDDKEVYDIANQFMFGPSLLINPVTEYKATSRELYLPKSNGWYDLYSGKFYEGGQTMEADAPYERMPIFVKAGAILPFGPEIEYTTEKPADPITLYVYKGANGSFELYEDENINYNYEQGKFSKIPFTYDDATNTLTIGARNGSFDGMLQERTFQIIAIDKSNAQELNFDQEPQQTIKYTGAEVKVEL, from the coding sequence ATGAAATTAGTAAAGTCTAGCGTATTAGCCTTTCTGTTATGCTTCCACTTGGTGTCTTGCACCTCAGTGGATTCTGAAGAAAAGAATTACGAAAAACTATCGGATGGCATTGTGTTAAAACTTTCTCCTGCTAAAGAAGGAGATACCCAATGTCTTAAAGTAAAAGTGATATCTGATGAAATAATTCAGGTAGCCTCTACTCCTGAAAAGGAAATGCCCGAAGAGAAGAGTCTTATTATAGTAAATAAAGAGACCTCTAAAGACTGGGAGCTGGTAGAAGAAGGTGATAATTTAACCATCACTACTAGTAAGCTCAAAGTAAAAATAGCTACACAAACTGGTGAAGTTGCTTTCTTTGATAAAGACGGTAATGAAATTGTAAGTGAAGTAAGCGGTGTAAACTCTGAAGAAGGAGATTATAAATTTGTTAAATACTTCACTACTGATGACAGCGAAGCATTATATGGCTTAGGTCAACATCAGGAGGGAGTTATGAATTATAAAGGATATCAGGTAGATCTTACGCAGTACAACTCTACAGCAGTGGTACCTTTTGTGGTTTCTAGTAAAGAGTACGGTGTACTTTGGGATAACTACTCTATCACTAAGTTTGGAGATGTAAGGCCTTATAAAGAAATATCAGATTTAACCTTATACAATAAAGATGGAGAAAAGGGCAACCTTACTGCCACTTATGGCTTTCTTGATGACAGTAAAGAACCTGCTGTAGTTAGAAACGAAAACAAGATAGCTTACGAATTTCTTGAAAGCATGGAGCCGCTTCCTGACAACTACGATATGTCAACTGCTAAAATCGTTTGGGAAGGAGCTATCGAAAGTGATAAAACTGGTAAGCATACATTTTTAATGCCTGGAGCAGGATATATTAAAGTATGGATTAACGGAGAGTTATTATTAGATAAATGGCGCGAAGCCTGGAATCCTGGTCCTGCTTTATTCACTTATTCATTACAAGCAGGTCAGAAACAATCTGTAAAAATAGAGTGGATTCCTGATGGCGGCGTGTCATACTTAGCGTTAAAATATATGCCTCCAATTGAAGAGCAAATGAAAGATAAATTTGCCTTTGCATCTGAAGGAGGTGACATAGCCAGCTATTATTTCGTTCATGGAGATAATCTGGATGATGTAATAAGCGGTTACAGAAAATTAACAGGTTCTGCTCAGGTAATGCCTAAATGGGCGCTTGGATTCTGGCAAAGTAGAGAACGCTACAAAACACAAGAAGAAGTGTTAAATGCCGTGAAAGAATTCAGAAAAAGAAATATTCCTCTTGATAACATTGTGCTAGACTGGTCATACTGGGAAGAAGATCAGTGGGGAAGTCAGCAGTTCGATGCTACGCGTTTCCCTGATCCTGATGGAATGATCAAAGAAATCCATGATAAGTATAATGCTCACTTCATGATCTCTGTGTGGCCTAAATTTTATGAAGGTATTGATAACTACAAGTTTTTAGATGAAAAAGGCCTTTTATATAAAAAGAGTATTGATGACAGTGTGAAAGATTGGATTGGTCAGGGCTACGTATCTACTTTCTATGATGCCTATAACCCAGAAGGAAGAAAAGCATTTTGGGAGCTCCTAAGCAAAAACCTTTTCTCTAAAGGAGTAGATGCCTGGTGGCTTGATGCTACCGAGCCAGATATTCTTTCTAACGCTACTATTGAGTACAGAAAAGAATTAATGAATCCTACTCACCTGGGATCTGCCACAGATTACTTCAATGCTTATTCATTAATGAATGCCAAAGGTATTTATGAAGGGCAAAGAGAAGAAGCTCCTAATCAAAGAGTATTTATATTAACACGTTCTGCTTTTGCTGGTCTTCAGCATTATGGAGCAGCTACCTGGAGTGGCGATATAGCTTCTACTTTCGGAGAAATGGAAAGACAAATACCTGGAGGATTAAACTTCGGCCTTTCTGGCTTACCTTATTGGACTACTGACATTGGAGGTTTCTTTGTAGAAAACAAATATGACAGACCTGCTCCTCAAGGTGAAGCACTTAATGAGTGGAGAGAGCTTAATGCCAGATGGTATCAGTTCGGCACATTTACTCCGCTGTATAGAGCTCATGGTCAGTTTCCTTACAGAGAGGTATATAACATAGCACCAGAAAGTCATCCTGCATATAAATCTATTGTTTATTACAATAAGCTGAGATACAGACTTATGCCTTACATCTACTCATTAGCCGGTAAAGTTCACTTTGATGACTACACCATTATGAGAGCTTTAGTAATGGACTTTAATGATGATAAAGAAGTATATGACATCGCTAACCAGTTTATGTTTGGGCCAAGCTTGCTAATCAACCCTGTAACAGAATACAAGGCTACTTCCAGAGAGTTATACCTACCTAAGTCAAACGGATGGTATGACCTGTACAGTGGTAAATTCTATGAAGGAGGACAGACTATGGAAGCTGATGCTCCTTATGAGAGAATGCCGATTTTCGTAAAAGCAGGAGCCATTCTTCCTTTCGGACCAGAGATAGAATATACTACCGAAAAACCTGCAGACCCTATTACACTTTATGTGTACAAAGGCGCTAATGGCAGCTTTGAGCTTTATGAAGACGAAAATATTAACTATAACTACGAACAAGGGAAATTTAGTAAAATACCATTTACCTATGATGACGCTACTAATACCCTTACAATAGGCGCGCGCAACGGATCATTTGACGGAATGCTGCAAGAGAGAACATTCCAAATCATCGCTATTGATAAGTCAAATGCTCAAGAACTCAATTTTGATCAAGAACCTCAGCAAACTATCAAATATACAGGTGCAGAGGTGAAGGTCGAACTTTGA